ACTACCGTCCGCTCGGCGTCGTTCTCGCCGTGATGCCGTGGAACTTCCCGCTCTGGCAGGTCGTACGGTTCGCGGCCCCCGCCCTCATGGCCGGCAACGTCGGCTTGCTCAAGCACGCGTCGAACGTGCCGCAGACCGCCCTGTACCTGGAGGATCTCTTCCGCCGCGCCGGTTTCCCGGAGGGCTGCTTCCAGACGCTGCTCGTGGGATCCGGCGCCGTCGAGAGCATCCTGCGCGACCCCAGGGTCGCCGCCGCGACACTCACCGGCAGCGAGCCGGCCGGCCGTTCCGTCGCCGCCGTCGCGGGCGACGAGGTGAAGAAGACCGTACTGGAGCTCGGCGGCAGCGACCCCTTCGTCGTGATGCCGTCGGCCGACATCGGGCGGGCGGCCCGCACCGCGGTGACGGCCCGTGTGCAGAACAACGGCCAGTCCTGCATCGCCGCCAAGCGGTTCATCGTCCACACCGATGTCTACGACGCGTTCTGCGAGCGCTTCGCCGAGGGGATGCGGCAACTGAGCGTCGGCGACCCCATGCAGGAATCCACCGATGTCGGTCCCCTCGCCAGCGAACAGGGGCGCACCGACCTCGAAGAGCTCGTCGACGACGCGGTGCGCCTCGGTGCGACGGCACGGTGCGGAGGGCAGCGCCCCGAAAAGCTGGACCGGGGCTGGTACTACGAGCCCACGGTCCTCACCGGAATCACCACCGGCATGCGTATCCACCACGAGGAAGCCTTCGGACCGGTGGCCACGGTCTACCTGGTGGGGGACCTGGACGAGGCGGTGAGCGTCGCCAACGACTCGCCCTTCGGGCTGAGTTCGAATGTGTGGACGCGCGACGACGGGGAAGTCCGGCGGTTCGTACGCGACCTGGAGGCGGGTGGAGTCTTCTTCAACGGAATGACGGCCTCCCACCCCGCGCTGCCCTTCGGCGGCGTCAAGCGCTCCGGCTACGGCAGGGAGTTGTCGGGCCACGGCATTCGTGAGTTCTGCAATGTCACCACCGTGTGGCACGGCGCCGAGCCGGACGCCAACAGCTGACCCCTCCGGGGGACCCGGACGGTGGGCCGCACACCCGGTCACCGGGTGGAGGTCGAGAGTAGGAATCATGCTTCTTCTGCCGGACAAGGCTCTGCTCGCAGGGCTGTTGCAGCGATACCGGACCTGGGAGCGTCTGGTCCTCGCGCAGCCGAACAACCTGGCCAGGCGTCGTCGGCTGGAGGACCTCGCGTACACCCTGTGTGTCCTGATGGGGCGGCGCACCGCCCGCGAGGCGATCATCGCGGCCGAATTGCACCTCGGGCTGTCCCGGTCGGACGGCTCGGCCGCGGAATGGGCGCAGGACCGCTGAACCCGCGCAGACCGCTGAACCCGCGCTCCGCGTCATGCCCCTGGCCGCCGAAGGCCGAAGTTCCGTGGGCGACTCACCCGTGTCGCTGTTGGGCCGAACGGGTGAGGGGCGGGAGGATGGGCCCATGAGTAGGTACGAGAGGTACGACGTCACCGACGAGCAGTGGGAGGGCCTGGCTCAGGTGGTCCCCTTGCGCAGCCGTAACGAGTGGCCTTCGCGCGTCGACCACCGCACGGTCCCGCAGGACTACGCGGCGGTCGAGCAGCGCCGTTTCGTGGTGCTGCGGGTGCAGGTCTTCGCCGACGCGCGCGAGGTGGCCGAGTACCTCATCGCCCAGATCCCGGTGCTGCTGGACCTGACCGGCGCCGACACCGAAGTGGCCAAGCGGATCCTGGACTTCAGCAGCGGTGTCGTCTTCGGGCTCGGCAGCGGGATGCACCGCGTCGACCGTAATGTCTTTCTGCTCGCCCCGGTCGGCACAGAGGTCGAGGGGATCGCGGCCGCCGTCCCCCGTTCGTAGGAAGGACGTAGAGGCGGAACGGTTCGGCGCATTTCGCTCTGCGTACCGTCCCGTTCATGAACGCAAACACCCCGCTCAACGGTGCGAACAGCGCCCGCCCCACCGTCACCGAACTGCGGCTCTCCGCCTTCAAGTCGCATCGGGGCGCGTCCTTTCCCCTCGGCCCGCTGACGCTCTTCGCGGGTGCGAGCGGCAGTGGCAAGTCGAGCGCCCTGCAGGTGTACGAGGCGCTGACGCGGCTGGGCGCGGGCGATGAGCTCGAGGCGGCCTTCCCGGATCCGGCGGCGTGCGTGCCGGAGTGGGCGGAGGCGGACCGGCAGGGGCGGCGGGGATTCAGGATCGGCTGCACCGTGGACGGCCCGGCCGGGCCCGTACAACTCGACCTCGCCGTACAGGCGGAACCCGAACTGAGAGTGGTGGGCGAGCGGCTGACCAGCGGCGGCCGGACCCTGCTGACCACCGCGCTGCGCGATCCCGGACGCTCATCGGTGCAGGCCGCCTGGCACACGGCCGGGGCAGCCACGGTGACGCGCGCCCCGCTGCCGGACGACCGGCTGGGCACGG
The Streptomyces lunaelactis genome window above contains:
- a CDS encoding NADP-dependent succinic semialdehyde dehydrogenase: MPIATVNPATGETLKTFDALGAEEIERRLALARTAFEQHRTTEFGLRAELMNRAADLLEQDQQDIARTMTTEMGKPIVAARAEAAKCAKAMRWYAGHAEELLADEHPSAADIKDAGASRASVHYRPLGVVLAVMPWNFPLWQVVRFAAPALMAGNVGLLKHASNVPQTALYLEDLFRRAGFPEGCFQTLLVGSGAVESILRDPRVAAATLTGSEPAGRSVAAVAGDEVKKTVLELGGSDPFVVMPSADIGRAARTAVTARVQNNGQSCIAAKRFIVHTDVYDAFCERFAEGMRQLSVGDPMQESTDVGPLASEQGRTDLEELVDDAVRLGATARCGGQRPEKLDRGWYYEPTVLTGITTGMRIHHEEAFGPVATVYLVGDLDEAVSVANDSPFGLSSNVWTRDDGEVRRFVRDLEAGGVFFNGMTASHPALPFGGVKRSGYGRELSGHGIREFCNVTTVWHGAEPDANS
- a CDS encoding DUF5133 domain-containing protein, whose translation is MLLLPDKALLAGLLQRYRTWERLVLAQPNNLARRRRLEDLAYTLCVLMGRRTAREAIIAAELHLGLSRSDGSAAEWAQDR
- a CDS encoding cell division protein SepF, which gives rise to MSRYERYDVTDEQWEGLAQVVPLRSRNEWPSRVDHRTVPQDYAAVEQRRFVVLRVQVFADAREVAEYLIAQIPVLLDLTGADTEVAKRILDFSSGVVFGLGSGMHRVDRNVFLLAPVGTEVEGIAAAVPRS